The following proteins come from a genomic window of Solwaraspora sp. WMMA2065:
- a CDS encoding MmgE/PrpD family protein: MIAAALADWATGPLDPPAAVRRAALRHLLDGLGTALAGRRGGTVDPALHVARDLGGPPEATLLGGRDTIGAPAAALAAGAMVHALDFDDTHAAGLVHATAVVLPAAFAVGEQVGASGRDVLHAAIAGYETVCRVAAAAPHGFHARGLHATMVAGVFSSALVTARLLRLDAARATDALGIAGSQAGGLLAFLHTGAATKQLHPGFASHAGILAARLAAAGAAGPANVFDGPHGVFDALAAGPVDPASIIAGLGQRWETLRIGIKPYPACQLSHAAIDAARAARRQPGFPADPAAIARIDVDVHPDSAPTVCGPGRDLTRPATPYAAKFSLPWSVAATLLDGDLTTASYRPDVIDRADVTALAARLHWRIVATGGHAADAPGAVVVTLADGTTVRGAVPRSGGGPDTPLTDDELAAKFLGNAGPAGAPVVDLLRRLDDLDDLDPIMAALAAAGD; this comes from the coding sequence ATGATCGCCGCAGCGCTCGCCGACTGGGCGACCGGACCGCTCGACCCGCCGGCGGCGGTCCGGCGGGCCGCGCTACGGCACCTGCTCGACGGCCTTGGCACCGCCCTGGCCGGCCGGCGCGGCGGCACCGTCGACCCGGCGCTGCACGTCGCCCGCGACCTCGGCGGCCCACCGGAAGCCACCCTGCTCGGTGGCCGGGACACGATCGGTGCCCCCGCCGCCGCGCTGGCCGCCGGCGCCATGGTGCACGCGCTCGACTTCGACGACACCCACGCCGCCGGCCTGGTGCACGCCACCGCCGTGGTGCTGCCCGCCGCCTTCGCCGTCGGCGAGCAGGTCGGCGCCAGCGGCCGCGACGTACTGCACGCCGCCATCGCCGGGTACGAGACGGTCTGCCGGGTCGCCGCCGCCGCCCCGCACGGCTTCCACGCCCGCGGCCTGCACGCCACCATGGTCGCCGGGGTCTTCTCCAGCGCGCTGGTCACCGCCCGGCTGCTGCGGCTGGACGCCGCCCGCGCCACCGACGCGCTCGGCATCGCCGGCAGCCAGGCCGGCGGGCTGCTCGCCTTCCTGCACACCGGGGCGGCCACCAAACAACTGCACCCCGGCTTCGCCTCGCACGCCGGCATCCTCGCCGCCCGGCTCGCCGCCGCCGGCGCGGCCGGCCCGGCGAACGTCTTCGACGGCCCGCACGGCGTCTTCGACGCCCTGGCCGCCGGCCCCGTCGACCCGGCGTCGATCATCGCCGGCCTCGGCCAACGCTGGGAAACCCTCCGGATCGGCATCAAGCCCTACCCGGCCTGCCAGCTGTCGCACGCCGCGATCGACGCCGCCCGCGCCGCCCGCCGCCAGCCCGGTTTTCCCGCCGACCCGGCCGCGATCGCCCGGATCGACGTCGACGTGCACCCCGACTCGGCACCCACGGTCTGCGGGCCCGGCCGGGACCTGACCCGGCCGGCCACCCCGTACGCGGCGAAGTTCTCGCTGCCGTGGAGCGTCGCCGCGACACTGCTCGACGGCGACCTGACCACCGCCAGCTACCGGCCCGACGTCATCGACCGCGCCGACGTGACCGCCCTCGCGGCCCGGCTGCACTGGCGGATCGTCGCCACCGGTGGGCACGCCGCCGACGCCCCCGGTGCCGTCGTGGTCACCCTGGCCGACGGCACGACCGTACGCGGCGCGGTGCCGCGCAGCGGCGGCGGCCCGGACACCCCGCTGACCGACGACGAACTGGCCGCCAAGTTCCTCGGCAACGCCGGCCCGGCCGGCGCGCCCGTCGTCGACCTGCTGCGCCGCCTCGACGACCTCGACGACCTCGACCCGATCATGGCGGCGCTGGCCGCCGCCGGTGACTGA
- a CDS encoding RidA family protein: MPPAAIRPADFPWFPYDGFTFCLGLADGDAAWTSGHTAAALDTTLGKMTVGGDLATQTATAYRKVLTILEAAGYGPADVTRVTENVTVAGLDDYAAAAAVRAEVFGEHQPVVRTVVVERLVRRAALIEIELHAVVGGGQLLVASEPRAAGSWVPSPVRGGHDGAVYLPTMLPVDATGEVVHPGDFVSQYAYCLDRAQDLLVAAGLSLDAAVTTYDYSTPATREVYRRTHRVRAERLGGAGVYPGAGGILMSRLHHPDALVAIDVTASRHPLELVNPGWSRYDSLTYAPGVKAGRTLYMSGFAALDMRTQQALHPDDIGAQAEVTYGAIRELLDHAGLGPQDLVETTEFCVASAIGDYRAVAGVRERLLSPPWPASTGAICAALLRPEFLLEVFPTAVYPEPADEPAELAVDRVEPADGPSTAGGS, from the coding sequence GTGCCGCCCGCCGCGATCCGACCCGCCGACTTCCCCTGGTTCCCGTACGACGGGTTCACCTTCTGCCTCGGGCTGGCCGACGGCGACGCCGCCTGGACCTCCGGGCACACCGCCGCCGCGCTCGACACCACGCTCGGCAAGATGACCGTCGGCGGTGACCTGGCCACCCAGACCGCCACCGCGTACCGCAAGGTGCTGACCATCCTGGAAGCCGCCGGCTACGGACCGGCCGACGTCACCCGGGTGACCGAGAACGTCACCGTGGCCGGCCTCGACGACTACGCCGCCGCGGCCGCCGTGCGCGCCGAGGTGTTCGGCGAGCACCAGCCGGTGGTCCGTACCGTCGTGGTCGAGCGGCTGGTCCGCCGGGCCGCGCTGATCGAGATCGAACTGCACGCCGTCGTCGGCGGCGGCCAGTTGCTTGTCGCCAGCGAACCGCGAGCCGCCGGCAGCTGGGTGCCCTCACCGGTGCGCGGCGGCCACGACGGTGCCGTCTACCTGCCGACCATGCTGCCGGTCGACGCCACCGGCGAGGTGGTCCACCCGGGCGACTTCGTCAGCCAGTACGCGTACTGCCTGGACCGGGCGCAGGACCTGCTCGTCGCCGCCGGTCTGTCGCTCGACGCCGCCGTCACCACCTACGACTACTCCACCCCGGCGACCCGAGAGGTGTACCGCAGAACCCACCGGGTCCGCGCCGAACGGCTCGGCGGTGCCGGCGTCTACCCGGGAGCCGGTGGCATCCTGATGAGCCGGCTGCACCATCCCGATGCGCTGGTCGCGATCGACGTCACCGCGTCGCGGCATCCGCTGGAACTGGTCAACCCCGGCTGGTCGCGGTACGACTCGCTGACCTACGCCCCCGGGGTGAAGGCCGGCCGGACCCTGTACATGTCCGGTTTCGCCGCCCTGGACATGCGGACCCAGCAGGCACTGCACCCCGACGACATCGGCGCGCAGGCCGAGGTTACCTACGGGGCGATCCGTGAACTGCTCGACCACGCCGGGCTCGGCCCGCAGGACCTGGTGGAGACCACCGAATTCTGCGTCGCCTCGGCGATCGGCGACTACCGGGCGGTCGCCGGGGTACGCGAGCGGCTGCTCAGCCCGCCCTGGCCGGCGTCGACCGGGGCGATCTGCGCGGCGCTGCTGCGCCCCGAGTTCCTGCTGGAGGTCTTCCCGACCGCCGTCTACCCCGAGCCCGCCGACGAACCGGCCGAGCTGGCCGTCGACCGGGTCGAGCCCGCCGACG